One part of the Cystobacter ferrugineus genome encodes these proteins:
- a CDS encoding protein kinase domain-containing protein, with protein sequence MADGTPDSTDNPPSGPAPRSQSAGWDDSEFDDSLLRAVAEGPGLFRKPAVGERLGGSDGRRFEILGELGQGGMGQVFRARDAELQRVVALKFFRPREEAGSSLELLRQESRAIARLDHENIIRVFDVAEWVGASWEPRIPFLIMECLEGESLAVLLRRERRLGVRRALEVMEGVAAGLAHAHERHILHRDLKPSNVFIGPQGRVKLFDFGLAWSRLAGDAASAFLPIAGTPAYMSPEQWQGGAQDARSDLWSAGIVLYELLCGELPYPDGGLDELRAHVTSPEPVPSVRTRCPEVPEEVEALVASLLEKAPEARLSSAHQLLERLRQLQEGLGPWREEPRAVLPQRRAVTLLSCLLVGTGDVSETSDPEELGELEATFHKRCSEIIQAHGGSITSCVGEEVLACFGYPVAHEEDAEHAVAAALELSANGLALQMGLHTETVVLDDSLPQLHGRAPTIQGEAPRIAAWLARQARPGTVVFSQATHALVRQAFHTVPLGQRSFEGLSKARPMPLWRAERARAAVFRFDRTMAAGALTPLVGREEELRRLLGFWKEAQEGRGSFVLLSGEAGLGKSRLLQELRQRIPPSSCTLLRFQCWSQFTQSAFHPIIEMMQALLGLAPEGSPQDNRRVLDARLTEWGLEEEQRELLAAFLSLPSEAAAPRFPLTPEQRKERTREALTALLLRLARARPMLGVVEDLHWADPSTWELLDAVLRRVGHARMLVIASTRDASGLGAHVRQRSFHHLALERLPAPLTARLVRESAGTTLPEETVRLLVEKTEGVPLFVEELTRQVAAGGSVPALPLTLHGLLLARLDALPVRLKTLAQLCAVVGRDFTRALMTSLTRREPSSLRKDLEDLVAAGLLQRSEDVEEGVAYHFRHALFQEAAYQSLPRGPRRHHHRRIAQALEEQFPKVVQTQPELLAHHYTEAGVPTRAIVHWRSAGGRALLRSANQESVNHLRQALTLLGTQPDTPQRTQQELQLLTTLCIPLSQVRGLRDPEVKRTYARMRELFPLVGDELPALEVSYWGPFYYSYSRAEYREAHALGELLVEVGSRQRHQEFLVLGYRMKATILFTWGRMRESLDNAERAVACSNFPLEEHMRLAVRQWVDPTAVALAHGAVIQSVIGQHEEALRWGQEALTLSERIGHPQTRAYVLLYAALACQKRGDARGTLSWAEACLEIARERLLKEWAMWVGMLRAWALSELGLPEAGLVQMRQGLGRWRLVGLNSGLSYLVGLLAQVHLRRRRPQEALRAVNEALRWVESAGEHFYEAEVYRVGAQAWRALGDETRAREFLQRAVHVAREQGTRLFEQRALRLLESPESEDVEHLPGEAARHAHD encoded by the coding sequence ATGGCTGATGGCACCCCGGACAGCACCGACAATCCACCCTCGGGCCCGGCGCCACGAAGTCAGAGCGCCGGATGGGATGATTCCGAGTTCGATGACTCCCTCCTGCGGGCCGTGGCCGAGGGGCCCGGCTTGTTCCGCAAGCCGGCCGTCGGGGAACGGCTGGGCGGCTCGGATGGGCGGCGCTTCGAGATCCTCGGGGAGCTGGGGCAGGGGGGCATGGGGCAGGTGTTCCGCGCGCGCGACGCGGAGCTGCAGCGCGTGGTGGCCCTCAAGTTCTTCCGGCCCCGGGAGGAGGCCGGTAGCTCCCTGGAGCTCTTGCGGCAGGAGTCGCGGGCCATCGCGCGGCTGGATCACGAGAACATCATCCGGGTCTTCGACGTGGCCGAATGGGTGGGCGCTTCGTGGGAGCCCCGGATTCCCTTCCTCATCATGGAGTGCTTGGAGGGCGAATCGCTCGCGGTCCTGTTGCGGCGGGAGCGGCGGCTGGGCGTGCGGCGGGCCCTGGAGGTCATGGAAGGGGTGGCGGCCGGTCTGGCGCACGCCCACGAGCGTCACATCCTCCACCGCGACCTCAAGCCGAGCAATGTCTTCATCGGTCCCCAGGGGCGCGTGAAGCTGTTCGACTTCGGGCTCGCCTGGTCTCGTCTCGCCGGCGACGCCGCCTCGGCCTTCCTGCCCATCGCCGGGACGCCCGCCTATATGTCTCCGGAGCAGTGGCAGGGAGGCGCGCAGGACGCTCGCAGCGATCTCTGGTCCGCGGGCATCGTGCTGTACGAGCTGCTGTGTGGGGAGCTGCCCTATCCGGACGGCGGGTTGGACGAGCTGCGCGCTCACGTCACCTCGCCCGAGCCGGTGCCCTCGGTGCGCACCCGCTGTCCGGAAGTGCCCGAGGAGGTGGAGGCCCTGGTGGCCTCGCTCCTGGAGAAGGCGCCGGAGGCACGCCTTTCCTCCGCGCACCAACTGCTGGAGCGGCTGCGCCAACTGCAGGAGGGTCTGGGTCCCTGGCGCGAGGAGCCCCGGGCGGTGCTGCCCCAGCGCCGGGCGGTGACACTGCTGTCCTGCCTCCTGGTGGGCACGGGGGATGTTTCCGAGACGTCCGATCCCGAGGAGCTGGGTGAGCTGGAGGCCACCTTCCACAAGCGCTGCTCGGAGATCATCCAGGCACATGGGGGCTCCATCACGAGCTGCGTGGGGGAGGAGGTGCTGGCCTGCTTTGGCTACCCGGTGGCCCACGAGGAGGATGCCGAGCACGCCGTGGCGGCGGCGCTCGAACTCTCCGCGAACGGGCTCGCCCTCCAGATGGGCCTGCATACGGAGACGGTGGTGCTGGACGACAGCCTTCCGCAGCTACACGGCCGGGCGCCCACCATCCAGGGCGAGGCTCCTCGCATCGCCGCGTGGCTCGCCCGGCAGGCCCGTCCGGGCACCGTCGTCTTCAGCCAGGCCACGCATGCCCTGGTGCGACAGGCCTTCCACACCGTTCCCCTCGGGCAACGCTCCTTCGAGGGGTTGTCCAAGGCACGCCCGATGCCACTGTGGCGAGCGGAGCGCGCGCGCGCGGCGGTGTTCCGCTTCGATCGCACGATGGCCGCCGGGGCACTCACCCCCCTGGTGGGCCGCGAGGAGGAGCTGCGGCGGCTGCTCGGCTTCTGGAAGGAGGCCCAGGAAGGCCGAGGCTCCTTCGTGCTGCTCTCGGGTGAGGCGGGCCTGGGCAAGTCCCGGCTCCTCCAGGAGCTGCGCCAGCGGATACCTCCCTCCTCGTGCACCCTCCTGCGTTTCCAATGTTGGAGCCAGTTCACCCAGAGCGCCTTCCACCCCATCATCGAGATGATGCAGGCGCTCCTCGGGCTGGCACCGGAGGGCTCGCCCCAGGACAACCGCCGTGTGCTGGACGCGCGCCTGACGGAGTGGGGCCTGGAAGAAGAGCAGCGGGAGCTTCTCGCCGCCTTCCTCTCGCTTCCCTCGGAGGCGGCCGCACCGCGCTTTCCCCTGACGCCGGAGCAGCGCAAGGAGCGCACCCGCGAGGCACTCACGGCGCTGTTGCTCCGACTGGCCCGCGCGCGGCCCATGCTCGGCGTGGTGGAGGATCTGCACTGGGCGGATCCCTCCACCTGGGAGCTGCTCGACGCGGTACTGCGCCGGGTGGGGCACGCGCGGATGCTCGTCATCGCGAGCACCCGGGACGCGAGCGGCCTCGGCGCCCATGTCAGGCAGCGCTCCTTCCACCACCTGGCCTTGGAGCGGCTGCCGGCACCCCTCACGGCCCGTCTGGTGCGCGAGTCGGCGGGAACGACGCTGCCGGAGGAGACCGTCCGCCTGCTGGTGGAGAAGACGGAGGGGGTGCCCCTCTTCGTCGAGGAGCTGACGCGTCAGGTGGCCGCCGGCGGCAGCGTGCCCGCGTTGCCCCTCACCCTGCACGGGCTGCTGCTGGCCCGGCTGGATGCGCTGCCGGTGCGGCTCAAGACCCTGGCCCAGTTGTGCGCCGTGGTGGGCCGCGACTTCACCCGGGCGTTGATGACGTCGCTCACCCGGCGCGAGCCGTCCTCGTTGCGCAAGGACCTGGAGGACCTGGTGGCCGCGGGCCTGCTCCAGCGGAGTGAAGACGTGGAGGAGGGCGTCGCCTACCACTTCCGCCATGCCCTCTTCCAGGAGGCCGCCTACCAGTCCCTTCCCCGGGGCCCGCGGCGTCACCACCACCGGCGGATCGCCCAGGCCCTGGAGGAGCAGTTCCCCAAGGTGGTGCAGACCCAGCCGGAGTTGCTCGCCCACCACTACACCGAGGCCGGGGTCCCCACGCGGGCCATCGTCCACTGGCGGAGCGCCGGAGGGCGCGCCCTGCTGCGTTCGGCGAACCAGGAGTCCGTGAACCACCTGCGCCAGGCGCTCACGTTGCTCGGCACCCAACCCGACACGCCCCAGCGCACCCAGCAGGAACTGCAGTTGCTCACCACCTTGTGCATTCCTCTGTCCCAGGTGCGCGGCTTGAGAGACCCCGAGGTCAAGCGCACCTACGCGCGGATGCGTGAGCTGTTCCCCCTCGTGGGCGACGAGCTGCCGGCCCTGGAGGTGTCCTACTGGGGCCCGTTCTACTACTCCTATAGCCGCGCCGAGTACCGTGAGGCCCATGCCCTGGGCGAACTGCTCGTGGAGGTGGGCTCCCGTCAACGGCACCAGGAGTTTCTCGTCCTGGGCTACCGCATGAAGGCCACCATCCTCTTCACCTGGGGGCGGATGCGCGAGTCGCTCGACAACGCGGAGCGCGCCGTGGCGTGCTCCAACTTCCCCCTGGAAGAGCACATGCGGCTGGCCGTGCGGCAGTGGGTGGACCCCACGGCGGTGGCTCTCGCCCACGGCGCCGTCATCCAATCGGTGATCGGCCAGCACGAGGAGGCCCTGCGCTGGGGCCAGGAGGCACTCACACTCTCCGAGCGCATCGGTCATCCCCAGACGCGCGCCTACGTGCTCCTCTACGCCGCGCTGGCCTGTCAGAAGCGCGGCGATGCGCGCGGGACGCTCTCGTGGGCCGAGGCCTGTCTCGAGATCGCGCGCGAGCGCCTGCTGAAGGAATGGGCGATGTGGGTGGGAATGCTGCGCGCGTGGGCGCTCTCCGAGCTGGGCCTGCCCGAGGCGGGCCTGGTGCAGATGCGCCAGGGGTTGGGCCGGTGGCGCCTCGTGGGCCTGAACTCGGGACTGTCCTACCTCGTGGGCCTGCTGGCGCAGGTGCACCTGCGGCGCAGACGGCCCCAGGAAGCCCTGCGCGCGGTGAACGAGGCCCTGCGGTGGGTGGAGTCGGCGGGCGAGCACTTCTACGAGGCGGAGGTGTACCGCGTCGGCGCCCAGGCGTGGCGGGCGCTGGGCGACGAGACCCGGGCACGCGAATTCCTCCAGCGGGCCGTGCACGTCGCGCGTGAACAGGGCACCAGGCTGTTCGAGCAGCGCGCCCTGCGGCTCCTGGAGTCACCGGAGTCCGAGGACGTCGAACACCTCCCCGGGGAGGCGGCGCGGCACGCACACGACTGA
- a CDS encoding D-2-hydroxyacid dehydrogenase: MNVEHLLVLADPASPYLAHLRRLAPGVRLTIGLSEEQLAPAIEQAQVLLVGAQKKEVLRALLPRARSLRWIHALSAGVENLLFEELIQSPLPLTNSKGVYSGSLGEFALAAMLFFAKDLRRLVRQQSEARWEQFSPVELRGQTLGILGYGDIGRAVAERARPFGMRVLACRRQPSRSAGDALVDELYPLERRREMIASSDYLLLALPHTSGTHRLMGELELGAMKPGAVLINIGRGGTVDEQALVKALEEGRLRGAALDVFESEPLPMGHAFWRLDNVLLSPHCADQTPTWREDAVALFLKNLERFDKGEPLLNVVDKAAGY, encoded by the coding sequence ATGAACGTCGAACACCTGCTGGTCCTCGCGGATCCCGCGTCCCCCTATCTGGCCCACCTGCGGCGGCTGGCGCCGGGCGTGCGCCTCACCATCGGCCTCTCCGAGGAGCAACTGGCCCCGGCCATCGAACAGGCCCAGGTGCTGCTGGTGGGCGCGCAGAAGAAGGAGGTGCTTCGCGCGCTGCTGCCACGGGCCCGCTCCCTGCGGTGGATCCACGCGCTCTCCGCGGGGGTGGAAAACCTCCTCTTCGAGGAGCTCATCCAAAGTCCCCTCCCCCTCACCAACTCCAAGGGCGTCTACAGCGGCTCGCTCGGCGAGTTCGCCCTGGCCGCGATGTTGTTCTTCGCCAAGGACCTGCGCCGCCTGGTGCGCCAGCAGAGCGAGGCGCGCTGGGAGCAGTTCTCGCCCGTGGAGCTGCGCGGACAGACCCTGGGCATCCTCGGCTACGGTGACATCGGCCGCGCGGTGGCGGAACGGGCCCGGCCCTTCGGCATGCGCGTCCTGGCCTGCCGGCGCCAGCCGTCGCGCAGCGCGGGGGACGCGCTCGTGGACGAGCTGTATCCCCTCGAGCGCAGGCGCGAGATGATCGCCTCCTCGGACTACCTGCTGCTCGCCCTGCCCCACACGTCCGGAACGCATCGGCTGATGGGCGAGCTGGAGCTGGGCGCCATGAAGCCGGGCGCCGTGCTCATCAACATCGGCCGCGGTGGCACCGTGGACGAACAGGCGCTGGTGAAGGCCCTGGAGGAAGGACGCCTGCGCGGGGCCGCGCTGGATGTCTTCGAGTCCGAGCCGCTGCCGATGGGACATGCCTTCTGGCGGCTCGACAACGTCCTGCTCTCACCGCACTGCGCCGATCAAACGCCCACCTGGCGCGAGGACGCCGTGGCGCTCTTCCTGAAGAACCTCGAGCGCTTCGACAAGGGCGAGCCGCTGCTCAACGTCGTCGACAAGGCGGCGGGCTACTGA
- a CDS encoding MarR family winged helix-turn-helix transcriptional regulator, with protein MHQLVALKVIALRGVHTQAQLAEQLLIDAPAASRLVDRLQEDGLVTREAGADRRCVRLQVTNACWPEVEVLEDEVLRVDEEVAKHLSAEEMSELKRLLDKVQVALGTNTVVHEKQLAE; from the coding sequence TTGCACCAACTGGTGGCCCTGAAGGTCATCGCCCTGCGGGGGGTGCACACCCAGGCCCAGCTCGCGGAGCAACTGCTCATCGACGCCCCCGCCGCGAGCCGGCTGGTGGATCGGCTCCAGGAGGACGGGCTGGTGACGCGCGAGGCGGGAGCGGATCGCCGCTGTGTGCGGCTCCAGGTGACCAACGCGTGCTGGCCGGAGGTGGAGGTGCTGGAGGACGAGGTGCTGCGCGTGGACGAGGAGGTGGCGAAGCACCTGTCGGCCGAGGAGATGAGCGAGCTGAAGCGCCTGCTGGACAAGGTGCAGGTGGCGCTCGGGACGAACACGGTCGTCCACGAGAAGCAGCTGGCGGAGTGA
- a CDS encoding TolC family protein — protein sequence MTSRLALLVLALTAAPPLAAAQEPTAAPPPFQPQINDPMLAPVEPAPRRVGTWQEALALVRERSTDLRTAEANVQRAEGRWRQALSLLLPNARLSAGVSTDLLHPGLAVGLTGAPIIPQGNQPTPTVPLASATASLTQSLVDVSAWRGLHSAQFAETSARESLKDVQRRLTQGLARALVAAVAAERSAELNRVGLLRALERAALTERSFELGVGTQLDVVRVQQDVEIARQALISGDEQLRRTREALGLALGLPQEVGVEPTFQLQGLIEQAVSECSALESADRRPDVEAARAQLHSARDSRQQATAGYLPTLALNSNLNGYTTSNPAPATLTTWSLVAVLSVPIWEGGLRGGLVRERRGIEQQSAETLESTRRNVEVEVARAKRNVGVSESLVKTSAASRELAARTDQLTRRAYEVGRGSSLELVQSGAALRQAELSLALREFELVQARLDAFLTEARCDW from the coding sequence ATGACTTCCCGTCTCGCCCTACTCGTCCTCGCGCTCACCGCGGCCCCGCCCCTGGCGGCGGCGCAGGAGCCGACGGCCGCGCCCCCGCCGTTCCAACCCCAGATCAACGATCCGATGCTGGCTCCGGTGGAGCCCGCCCCCCGGAGGGTGGGGACGTGGCAGGAGGCGCTGGCGCTGGTGCGCGAGCGCTCCACGGACCTGAGGACCGCGGAGGCCAACGTGCAGCGCGCCGAGGGCCGCTGGCGTCAGGCCCTGTCGCTGCTGTTGCCCAACGCGCGCCTGAGCGCGGGCGTCTCGACGGACCTGCTCCACCCGGGCCTCGCCGTGGGCCTCACGGGCGCGCCCATCATCCCCCAGGGGAACCAGCCCACCCCCACGGTGCCGCTGGCCAGCGCCACGGCGTCGCTCACCCAGTCCCTGGTGGACGTGAGCGCCTGGCGCGGGCTGCACTCCGCCCAGTTCGCCGAGACGAGCGCCCGGGAGAGCCTGAAGGACGTGCAGCGGCGCCTCACCCAGGGGCTCGCTCGCGCGCTCGTGGCCGCGGTGGCCGCCGAGCGCTCGGCCGAGCTCAACCGGGTCGGTCTGCTCCGGGCCCTCGAGCGGGCGGCGCTCACCGAGCGCTCCTTCGAGCTGGGCGTGGGCACGCAACTGGACGTGGTGCGTGTGCAACAGGACGTGGAGATCGCCCGGCAGGCCCTCATCTCCGGAGACGAACAGTTGCGCCGCACCCGGGAAGCCCTCGGCCTCGCGCTCGGCCTCCCCCAGGAGGTAGGTGTCGAGCCCACCTTCCAGCTCCAGGGACTGATCGAGCAGGCGGTCAGTGAGTGCTCGGCCCTGGAGAGCGCGGACAGGCGCCCGGACGTGGAGGCGGCGCGCGCCCAGCTTCACTCGGCCCGGGACAGCAGGCAGCAGGCAACCGCGGGCTACCTCCCCACCCTGGCGCTCAACAGCAACCTCAACGGCTACACGACGTCCAATCCGGCACCGGCGACGCTGACCACCTGGAGCCTCGTCGCCGTGCTGTCCGTGCCCATCTGGGAGGGCGGCCTGCGAGGAGGGCTCGTGCGCGAGCGCCGGGGCATCGAGCAGCAGTCGGCGGAGACGCTGGAGAGTACGCGGCGCAACGTGGAGGTGGAGGTGGCGCGGGCGAAGCGCAACGTGGGTGTGTCGGAGTCGTTGGTGAAGACCTCGGCCGCGTCGCGGGAGCTGGCCGCGAGGACGGATCAACTCACCCGCCGTGCCTACGAGGTGGGCCGCGGGAGCAGTCTGGAATTGGTACAGAGCGGAGCCGCGTTGCGACAGGCGGAGCTGTCGCTGGCTCTGCGTGAATTCGAGCTCGTCCAGGCGCGCCTGGACGCATTCTTGACGGAGGCCCGGTGCGACTGGTGA
- a CDS encoding efflux RND transporter periplasmic adaptor subunit, with amino-acid sequence MRLVKKGRPLKAMMMGVWGAAMVAGSVGCGGKPPAKPPPPPREVEVVRLAPGEVRDTGEYLGTLLSRQSVNVLSQVPGYVRKIHVRPGQKVEQGDALLDVDSREASAALDSARAQRASSEVNLEQARRTRARIESLYKEGLASAQELEQARAQVDALEASTRAAAAQEAQRAVQLQYNTVRAPFAGTVGDVLVRLGDFVGTTTPLTSVAQADVLEVSVAIPSERARSLRPETPLEVLDSNGQVLVTSPVFFVAPQADPRTQLVEVKAAFRNTVGLRPSELVRARIIYSTRSALQLPALAVLRQSGQPFALVVSEKEGQTVVNRRPVQLGALGAMAYVVEEGLKPGDRVAVSSLQALRDGSPVKVKEPAPAAPPAQAEKAIQANGGGGAAGGSR; translated from the coding sequence GTGCGACTGGTGAAAAAGGGACGCCCCCTGAAGGCGATGATGATGGGAGTCTGGGGTGCCGCGATGGTGGCGGGGAGCGTGGGATGTGGTGGCAAGCCCCCCGCCAAGCCGCCCCCACCGCCGCGCGAGGTGGAGGTGGTGCGGCTGGCGCCGGGCGAGGTGCGTGACACCGGGGAGTACCTGGGCACGCTCCTGTCGCGGCAGAGCGTCAACGTGCTGTCGCAGGTGCCCGGCTACGTGCGCAAGATCCACGTGCGCCCCGGCCAGAAGGTGGAGCAGGGAGACGCGCTGCTGGACGTGGACTCGCGCGAGGCGAGCGCCGCGCTCGACAGCGCCCGGGCCCAGCGCGCCTCCTCGGAGGTGAACCTCGAGCAGGCCCGCCGCACGCGCGCCCGCATCGAGTCGCTCTACAAGGAGGGCCTCGCCAGCGCCCAGGAGCTGGAGCAGGCGCGGGCGCAGGTGGACGCGCTGGAGGCCTCCACGCGCGCCGCGGCGGCCCAGGAAGCGCAGCGCGCGGTGCAGTTGCAGTACAACACCGTGCGCGCGCCCTTCGCCGGTACGGTGGGTGACGTGCTCGTGCGCCTGGGTGACTTCGTGGGCACCACCACCCCGCTCACCAGCGTGGCCCAGGCGGACGTGCTGGAGGTGAGCGTGGCCATCCCCTCCGAGCGCGCGCGCTCGCTGCGGCCCGAGACGCCGCTCGAGGTGCTCGACTCCAACGGGCAGGTGCTCGTCACCAGCCCCGTCTTCTTCGTGGCGCCCCAGGCGGACCCGCGCACGCAGCTCGTGGAGGTCAAGGCCGCCTTCCGCAACACCGTGGGGCTGCGCCCGAGCGAGCTGGTGCGCGCGCGCATCATCTACTCCACGCGCAGCGCGCTGCAGCTTCCCGCGCTCGCCGTGCTGCGCCAGAGCGGCCAGCCCTTCGCGCTCGTGGTGTCGGAGAAGGAGGGGCAGACGGTGGTCAACCGCCGGCCCGTCCAGCTCGGCGCGCTGGGCGCCATGGCCTACGTCGTGGAGGAAGGCCTCAAGCCGGGAGATCGCGTGGCCGTCAGCTCGCTGCAGGCCCTGCGCGACGGCTCCCCGGTGAAGGTCAAGGAGCCGGCGCCCGCCGCGCCGCCGGCCCAGGCCGAGAAGGCCATCCAAGCCAACGGCGGCGGTGGTGCCGCCGGGGGCAGCCGCTAG